The following DNA comes from Saccharomyces mikatae IFO 1815 strain IFO1815 genome assembly, chromosome: 8.
TGATCGGCATGTTTGAATGAGTTCTATATGAGGCGCAGTGTGTGTATATTCagtctctttttttcattgataaCTACGCTTAGCTGACCAAAAAGGTTAGAGAACCTTTCTgattatacttttttttttctgcttcaaAAAACCATTTGACGCGGAAAAGTGAGAATGGATTAAAATAGAGAGTAAATGAAGGATTAGGACTAGTAATAATACTATTAAATTgttcagaaaagaaaattttctaatgTTAGTCTATAAATGATATCAATCCTGTAACTCACGACTGTTTTACTTCCCATTAAAGGCACTTTAAAGTATTTGTCATCAAGTGTAGCCTAAAAGAACTTTAAAATCATGATACACAATATTTAACATTGCTAATATGACTACAGAGGAACATAGAAGCATATCTTGTTTTATTCTCTGTGATACTTCAACTTCTCCTTTTGCCCTTCTTTAGCCTTCTTCTTGAGTAGTCTGTACCTTCGTACGGAAACCGCTTAATGTGATACTAAAAAAGCATATTAGCCGCCAAAGGGAGATGATCTATATTAATGTTCAAACAGAGGATTGtcagaataaaaaataaacaaaaagcaGACTCAACTTAAGTTTGAATAACTATGGTTCCCAGAAAACGCTTCAGACCACTTGAATTGATGTCACCGACACATTCTAAGagaaaagttcaaaaaCCTCTTCAGGAGAAGACTACGAACCTGAGGGTCTCCCCACTTAATTCTAAAATAGGTAAGGATATCAGAAGCAAGGAGAGCAGGAAAACGAGAAAGACTGGTTCAGAGAACATATTCAATTCGAAACATGTCGATTTAAGAATGGAAAGCCCGCTTCCAGGCTTAAATTTTGTAAGTGACTCTCAAAAGAGCCCAGAGGCCCCAGAAATACGATGTCTAAGCAACAAATCTAGCCATaccttgaaaaatgaaagacaAACAATAAATGCTCCTTTATTCGATAACTCATTGAGGTTTGAGGACATCGAGCAGCCCCCAAAATCTACTTCAACACCGGTTCTTTCTCAATCATCTCAGATAAATTTAGAAGGAGAGCCGCCTATGTTTTCAGTTCCTTATTATATTGCTCCATCTCCCATGTATAATTTAAACCCGTATCAAAATTTTACTGGTAATCCTATATTCTTTACACCCTATTATAACCCAAGCTTAAATTATGCTATTCCAATTCAACGGCCAGAATTGCTATATCCAAATGTTAACATGTATGGTTCGCCACTGTTAAAAAAAGCCAGACTTCCTCCCCAAGTGCAAAGCCGGgataaagaacaaaatttcGAGTATCTTCCTATATTTCCGGTCTCGATTTCTAACAATGGGGATTTTGTTGGTCAAGAAATGCCGAGGTTGACGTCAGAGcgaaacaaaagaagactTTCAAACTCCCTTGATGTA
Coding sequences within:
- the SPO13 gene encoding Spo13p (similar to Saccharomyces cerevisiae SPO13 (YHR014W); ancestral locus Anc_5.602) — its product is MVPRKRFRPLELMSPTHSKRKVQKPLQEKTTNLRVSPLNSKIGKDIRSKESRKTRKTGSENIFNSKHVDLRMESPLPGLNFVSDSQKSPEAPEIRCLSNKSSHTLKNERQTINAPLFDNSLRFEDIEQPPKSTSTPVLSQSSQINLEGEPPMFSVPYYIAPSPMYNLNPYQNFTGNPIFFTPYYNPSLNYAIPIQRPELLYPNVNMYGSPLLKKARLPPQVQSRDKEQNFEYLPIFPVSISNNGDFVGQEMPRLTSERNKRRLSNSLDVDCSEYESSGQKATCHDSRSSLD